A section of the Paenibacillus odorifer genome encodes:
- a CDS encoding polysaccharide deacetylase family protein — translation MNKKLIINCDDFGQSPPMNQAIKHLLEEEKVSSATIMAVAPGFEEAAAWCSRRQQRNVGLHLTMTSEFEALRWGSLTGEVSLHDESGHQYRTVKEFELGAQTKAVLKEIDAQYERVKQSGIVISHVDNHMGSLYGMETGRSLLPQTLWKISRWGLPSRFFRYIHAEDPLLASLKNIERPVALGAGLADTFGVPIPDYLLSHPFGVEEGETYESFKRSIIAKLYSLPDGVSETYIHPGIDDPWMQANIPHWSKRVWEYKLPFDDDFTYALCDAKVEMTNYRYVQEQLKRPRLRSAGRLLKKLISS, via the coding sequence ATGAACAAAAAATTAATCATCAACTGTGATGATTTTGGGCAAAGTCCCCCCATGAATCAGGCGATTAAACATCTGCTGGAAGAGGAAAAAGTATCCTCCGCAACGATTATGGCGGTGGCCCCTGGGTTTGAGGAGGCAGCTGCATGGTGTAGTCGCAGGCAACAACGAAATGTGGGACTGCACTTGACGATGACTAGTGAATTTGAGGCTTTGCGCTGGGGAAGCCTGACGGGAGAGGTTTCTCTTCACGACGAGAGCGGACATCAATATAGGACGGTAAAAGAGTTCGAACTGGGGGCGCAGACGAAAGCTGTACTAAAGGAGATAGATGCGCAGTACGAGCGAGTAAAACAGTCGGGAATAGTGATTAGCCATGTAGACAACCACATGGGTAGTTTATACGGAATGGAAACAGGACGCAGCTTGCTTCCGCAGACGCTGTGGAAAATTTCGCGCTGGGGATTGCCCTCACGATTCTTCAGATACATCCATGCTGAGGATCCGCTTTTGGCATCGCTGAAAAATATTGAACGACCAGTTGCCCTTGGAGCAGGGCTGGCGGATACGTTTGGGGTGCCGATTCCCGACTATTTGCTGTCGCATCCTTTTGGTGTAGAGGAAGGCGAGACGTATGAAAGTTTTAAAAGATCTATTATTGCTAAGCTGTATTCGTTGCCGGATGGCGTTAGTGAGACCTATATTCATCCCGGGATAGACGATCCATGGATGCAAGCAAATATTCCGCACTGGAGTAAGCGCGTTTGGGAGTATAAGTTACCCTTTGATGATGATTTTACCTATGCCCTCTGTGATGCTAAGGTTGAAATGACGAATTATCGTTATGTACAGGAGCAACTAAAGCGTCCACGGTTAAGATCTGCAGGCAGATTGTTAAAGAAACTGATAAGCTCATGA
- a CDS encoding bifunctional 2',3'-cyclic-nucleotide 2'-phosphodiesterase/3'-nucleotidase: MGWKTRWNKPIASVLATAVLSLQVFGGIGLGAAWGTDKAEAASAATAKLRLMSTTDVHTNVYGWDYFKNAASVTVGLDRTASLVKQAKSEEPNTLLLDNGDLIQGTPLGTYVAKESDLKDPTNVTDIHPMIAAMNAMGYDAATFGNHEFNYGLQFLDRTINGSTGNEMTTGANFDYVNANIYKMDGVTNAYQPYVILPKKVTDSNGDEQTIQVGLIGLVTPQIMEWDKVNLEGKVVVEDIAKTAEKFVPEMKAKGADVIVAMAHTGFDVNAVTGDGSENDINALSKVPDIDAITFSHTHKVFPTGNNDTLDASFKDPVTKQPYANEKAVIDNVNGHINGTPAVQAGYGGAYLGLIDLNIVYDGNDWTVDKQSSKASARSIYKTENKVNIPLVEPDAAVDAAVAAAHEATIAYTGQKLGVTTAPMNSYFAMVQDDPTVQLVTYAQKWYVQNYIDINVPQYKDLAILSVGAPFKAGRNGPDEYTSIDKGDLTIRSASDLYLYDNTLKAIKVKGSVVKEWLEMSAGAFNRIKPGISTPQSLLNTKFSVFNFDVIDGVQYKIDVTKNAKYNPDGTINDASSSRVTDVTYNDQPLDLDQDFIVVTNNYRASGGGNFPGVKGAELVVDSQDENRQVLMDYISEAGTIDPTADGNWSLAPIKGNVDVTFTTTPKAANVLPANISDTGQQDNKGFGIFKLDLSVKTPAPTEDVEVHLLGINDFHGQLDTVSTVNNKSVGTAAYLATYLKATRAKYENSLLFHNGDSVGASAPVSSLERDEPTHAWMNMMKFDVGSLGNHEFDQGVDALMTQLYGGIDPKDNKVNHAGSDFDYVNANAVDAKTGEPIINPYVIKEVGGVKIGFIGLVTKSTPSKVAPSGTAGVHFLTPEEEVAAVEKYAKELQSKGVETIIVLAHDPATTKDGVTTGEAADLANALPAESPVDVIVAGDNHALANGTVNGKLIVQAYSYGTAFEDIKLIIDPKTGDVKDKSAVVTSTFHEGVTPDPESVALVNAYLEKHPELTQPVGTTDGTITRTDAYNNEAALGNLIADSMRNADFGDGAKAADFAFMNPGGIRADLPKGPVTFGDLAKIQPFGNTLVKLTLTGAQIKTLLQQQWNVKADGTPDIKTLQISGLKYTANMYLPVADRIASLTLTDGTPINPTQKYTAVVNNFMAAGGDNYKVLTQASDSLAGPIDLDVFYDYIVKTFNGKEIKAAIEGRIINKLKADSGSGNGSGGGSTGVTPTPTPTAKPTATATPAPSTAPTVTPAPTTAPAANFKDLGKVAWAQEAIEALAAKGILKGLDANTFAPTKTVTRAEFVTMLVRALNLTGSATTSSFNDVKQGVWYTDSIALAVKAGLVQGSGNGKFEPGREVTREEMAIMVANALKDKLQPIDKNAALGKFADKSSIAPYAQEAIAQLTQLGIVNGVDGGKFAPKGIANRAQAAVIIYRMLGQVS, encoded by the coding sequence ATGGGATGGAAGACACGATGGAATAAGCCGATTGCTTCTGTATTAGCAACTGCAGTGCTTTCTTTGCAGGTGTTTGGAGGTATTGGTTTGGGTGCAGCTTGGGGTACAGATAAAGCTGAAGCAGCATCCGCAGCCACAGCCAAACTCCGGCTGATGAGCACGACGGACGTGCACACCAATGTCTACGGCTGGGACTATTTTAAGAATGCAGCTTCAGTAACTGTCGGTCTTGACCGCACAGCAAGCTTGGTGAAACAAGCCAAAAGTGAAGAACCCAACACCCTCCTACTCGACAATGGGGACTTGATTCAAGGAACTCCGCTAGGTACTTATGTGGCGAAGGAATCGGATCTGAAGGACCCTACTAATGTTACTGATATCCATCCGATGATTGCAGCCATGAACGCTATGGGATATGATGCTGCGACTTTTGGTAATCATGAATTCAATTATGGATTACAATTTTTAGATCGTACGATAAACGGTAGCACTGGTAATGAGATGACTACTGGAGCCAATTTTGATTATGTGAATGCGAATATATATAAAATGGATGGCGTTACAAATGCTTATCAGCCTTATGTTATTCTTCCTAAGAAAGTTACGGATAGTAACGGCGATGAGCAGACGATTCAAGTTGGTCTAATCGGCCTAGTTACTCCTCAAATCATGGAGTGGGACAAGGTTAATCTGGAAGGCAAAGTTGTCGTTGAAGATATTGCTAAAACGGCAGAAAAATTTGTTCCTGAAATGAAAGCTAAGGGAGCAGATGTTATTGTTGCTATGGCCCATACGGGGTTTGATGTTAACGCCGTTACAGGAGACGGTTCTGAGAATGATATTAACGCTTTGAGTAAGGTTCCTGATATTGATGCGATTACGTTCTCTCATACGCATAAGGTATTCCCAACAGGGAATAACGATACGTTGGACGCGTCGTTCAAAGATCCTGTTACTAAACAACCGTATGCAAACGAAAAGGCTGTGATCGATAATGTGAATGGTCACATTAACGGTACGCCTGCTGTACAAGCTGGTTACGGCGGAGCTTATTTGGGTCTAATCGATCTGAACATTGTATACGATGGTAATGACTGGACGGTAGACAAGCAAAGTTCAAAAGCTTCTGCTCGTTCTATTTATAAGACAGAGAATAAAGTGAATATACCACTGGTTGAGCCTGATGCGGCTGTAGATGCAGCTGTTGCAGCAGCACATGAGGCTACTATTGCTTATACTGGACAAAAGCTGGGTGTTACAACAGCTCCGATGAACAGCTATTTCGCAATGGTTCAGGATGATCCTACGGTTCAACTTGTTACGTATGCACAAAAGTGGTACGTTCAGAATTATATTGATATCAATGTTCCTCAATATAAGGACCTTGCCATTCTTAGTGTTGGTGCTCCTTTTAAAGCAGGACGCAACGGACCTGATGAGTACACCAGTATTGATAAGGGTGACTTGACTATTCGTAGCGCAAGTGACCTGTATTTATATGATAATACCCTTAAAGCAATCAAAGTTAAGGGTTCTGTTGTGAAAGAATGGTTGGAAATGAGTGCGGGCGCATTTAACCGCATCAAACCAGGGATCTCGACTCCGCAGTCTCTGTTGAATACGAAATTTTCGGTTTTTAACTTCGATGTAATCGATGGGGTTCAATATAAAATTGATGTGACGAAAAACGCGAAGTACAATCCGGATGGTACGATTAATGATGCTTCTTCGAGTCGTGTAACGGATGTCACTTACAATGATCAACCTTTAGATCTAGATCAGGATTTCATTGTTGTTACTAACAATTACCGCGCAAGTGGTGGCGGGAACTTCCCGGGTGTTAAAGGTGCAGAGCTGGTTGTAGACTCTCAAGATGAGAATCGTCAGGTTCTGATGGACTACATCAGTGAAGCTGGTACGATTGATCCAACTGCTGATGGTAACTGGTCCTTGGCACCTATCAAAGGCAATGTTGATGTTACATTTACAACAACACCTAAAGCGGCAAATGTACTCCCAGCGAACATTTCCGATACTGGACAGCAAGATAATAAGGGCTTTGGAATTTTCAAGCTAGATCTAAGTGTGAAGACACCTGCACCGACGGAAGATGTGGAGGTTCACCTTCTTGGAATTAATGACTTCCACGGTCAACTCGACACTGTTTCTACAGTGAACAATAAGTCTGTAGGCACAGCAGCCTATCTCGCGACTTATTTGAAAGCAACTCGTGCAAAGTATGAGAACTCATTACTCTTCCATAATGGTGACTCCGTTGGAGCATCCGCTCCAGTATCATCCCTTGAGCGCGATGAGCCGACTCATGCTTGGATGAACATGATGAAATTTGATGTGGGTTCTCTTGGTAATCACGAATTTGACCAAGGTGTTGATGCACTGATGACACAGCTTTATGGTGGTATCGACCCTAAGGATAATAAAGTTAACCATGCTGGATCTGATTTTGATTATGTTAATGCGAATGCAGTGGATGCCAAAACTGGCGAGCCAATTATTAATCCTTATGTAATCAAAGAAGTAGGCGGTGTGAAAATTGGCTTTATTGGTCTTGTAACAAAATCCACACCAAGCAAGGTAGCGCCTTCCGGTACGGCCGGCGTGCATTTCCTCACGCCTGAGGAGGAAGTGGCGGCTGTGGAGAAATACGCTAAGGAGCTTCAATCTAAAGGTGTTGAGACGATTATCGTGCTTGCACATGATCCTGCAACGACCAAAGATGGTGTGACTACAGGTGAAGCGGCTGATCTGGCCAATGCGCTTCCTGCGGAATCCCCTGTTGATGTTATCGTTGCTGGTGATAACCATGCACTTGCAAATGGAACAGTAAACGGCAAGCTGATTGTACAAGCTTATTCTTACGGTACAGCATTTGAGGATATCAAGTTGATCATTGATCCTAAAACAGGTGATGTGAAGGATAAGTCTGCTGTGGTAACTTCCACCTTCCATGAGGGTGTAACACCAGATCCGGAAAGTGTGGCACTGGTTAATGCTTACCTTGAGAAGCATCCTGAGCTTACCCAACCAGTAGGTACAACGGACGGAACTATCACTCGTACCGATGCTTACAATAATGAGGCTGCACTTGGGAATCTGATTGCTGACTCTATGCGTAATGCTGACTTCGGCGATGGTGCAAAAGCTGCCGATTTCGCCTTTATGAATCCAGGCGGTATCCGTGCGGACCTTCCGAAAGGTCCTGTAACCTTCGGCGATCTGGCTAAAATTCAGCCATTCGGCAACACGCTTGTGAAGCTGACACTAACCGGAGCGCAAATCAAAACATTGCTGCAACAGCAATGGAATGTAAAAGCTGATGGAACACCAGATATCAAAACGCTGCAAATTTCCGGACTGAAATATACAGCGAATATGTATCTGCCAGTAGCTGATCGTATTGCGAGCCTCACACTAACTGATGGAACACCAATTAATCCTACGCAGAAATATACAGCAGTAGTAAATAACTTTATGGCTGCGGGTGGAGATAACTACAAGGTTCTGACTCAAGCTAGTGATTCATTGGCTGGACCTATTGATTTGGACGTATTCTACGACTACATTGTAAAAACGTTTAATGGCAAAGAGATTAAAGCGGCCATTGAAGGACGTATTATTAATAAATTAAAGGCTGATTCGGGATCGGGCAATGGCAGTGGAGGCGGTTCTACCGGTGTAACTCCAACGCCTACTCCAACCGCGAAACCAACAGCAACAGCAACACCAGCACCATCAACAGCACCAACGGTAACACCTGCACCAACTACTGCGCCAGCAGCAAACTTCAAGGATCTGGGTAAGGTAGCTTGGGCGCAAGAAGCTATTGAAGCATTGGCTGCTAAGGGCATTCTGAAAGGTCTGGATGCAAATACTTTTGCGCCAACCAAAACAGTGACTAGAGCAGAGTTCGTTACGATGCTGGTACGCGCACTGAATCTTACGGGTTCAGCAACAACCAGTTCGTTCAACGATGTTAAACAAGGAGTTTGGTACACGGATTCTATCGCCCTTGCGGTGAAGGCTGGACTTGTACAAGGCTCTGGAAATGGCAAATTTGAACCGGGTCGTGAAGTGACTCGTGAAGAAATGGCCATTATGGTTGCTAACGCACTGAAAGACAAACTACAGCCGATTGATAAAAATGCAGCATTGGGTAAGTTTGCAGACAAATCCAGTATTGCTCCTTATGCACAAGAGGCTATCGCACAGCTAACTCAATTGGGAATCGTCAACGGTGTTGATGGTGGGAAATTTGCACCTAAGGGTATAGCTAATCGCGCTCAAGCAGCGGTTATCATCTATCGCATGCTTGGACAAGTATCATAA
- a CDS encoding MATE family efflux transporter, producing MEPNVGVNTKQSVRFLEKYFSGESIDYRQMIALFIPILVDQAFVVGLNLVNTAMISSSGVAAISAVNMIDSLNIFLISVFIAVSTGGTVVVAQYKGSGNDLMVSKATAGATSSVSLMAFAIGMFGILFHNPLLNLLFGAASPEVMENARIYLIGSCISYLGIAVVEAVCGALRGIGRTRASLVLSLIMNLTYVLLNLVFINLLHMGVLGMTISINIARYLGAFCALYYLFRLDNDLHIRIRDLVVVKLSMLKKIMFIGMPFAAEQMFFNGGKILTQIFIVSLGTYALATNAIASSFAGIMQIPGNALSLTIITVVGQCMGSNNVKDARKFIKSFLVTSSLSLVVMGLLIMPFFNPLVSMFHPPAEIVGDIFLIVLINTIAQIPLWSISFITPSALRAAGDSKFTSMVSMLTMWLFRVVLGYILGIVLNFGILGVWLAMNCEWGIRGLIFLRRFMGKKWVQHRVI from the coding sequence ATGGAGCCTAATGTAGGTGTAAATACGAAGCAAAGTGTGCGGTTTCTGGAAAAGTATTTCTCTGGTGAATCGATAGATTATCGTCAGATGATTGCTTTATTCATCCCTATCCTAGTGGATCAGGCCTTTGTGGTGGGTCTTAATCTAGTGAATACAGCTATGATAAGCTCGTCTGGTGTGGCAGCTATCAGTGCGGTCAATATGATAGATTCTCTTAATATTTTTCTCATTAGTGTGTTTATTGCCGTCTCAACAGGTGGGACGGTTGTTGTTGCGCAGTATAAAGGGAGCGGCAATGACCTCATGGTGTCAAAAGCTACGGCAGGTGCTACGTCATCTGTTTCGCTGATGGCATTTGCTATTGGGATGTTCGGAATTCTTTTTCACAATCCGCTGTTAAATTTACTATTTGGAGCGGCCTCACCAGAGGTTATGGAGAACGCCCGAATATATTTGATTGGGAGCTGTATCTCTTATCTTGGTATAGCTGTTGTGGAGGCGGTATGTGGTGCTCTTCGTGGAATTGGTAGAACGAGGGCCTCGCTTGTGCTTTCGCTAATTATGAATTTAACTTATGTCTTATTGAATCTCGTCTTTATTAACCTGTTGCATATGGGTGTTCTGGGGATGACCATTTCTATAAATATAGCTAGATACCTGGGGGCGTTCTGCGCACTTTATTATCTATTCCGATTGGACAACGATCTGCATATCCGTATTCGCGATCTTGTAGTGGTTAAGCTGTCTATGCTGAAAAAAATAATGTTCATCGGGATGCCGTTTGCGGCGGAGCAGATGTTCTTTAATGGTGGTAAAATTCTGACTCAGATCTTTATCGTTAGTCTGGGTACGTATGCACTTGCGACTAATGCGATTGCCTCCTCCTTTGCAGGGATTATGCAAATCCCCGGGAATGCGTTGTCCTTAACGATTATTACAGTGGTGGGACAATGTATGGGAAGCAATAATGTTAAGGATGCTCGAAAATTTATTAAATCATTCCTTGTCACCTCTTCTCTTTCCCTGGTGGTAATGGGGTTGCTGATTATGCCTTTTTTCAATCCATTAGTGTCGATGTTCCATCCTCCTGCTGAGATTGTGGGAGATATCTTCCTGATTGTGCTCATCAATACGATTGCGCAAATTCCGCTATGGTCCATTAGCTTTATTACGCCTTCGGCGCTTAGAGCGGCAGGGGATTCCAAGTTTACCTCCATGGTTTCGATGCTTACGATGTGGCTGTTCCGTGTAGTGCTCGGATACATCTTAGGTATTGTTCTGAACTTTGGTATACTCGGCGTTTGGCTGGCGATGAATTGTGAGTGGGGGATCAGAGGTCTGATTTTCCTGCGGCGATTTATGGGCAAAAAATGGGTTCAGCATCGTGTTATATAA
- a CDS encoding glycerol dehydrogenase: MSHFVRSVTSPKKFISGHNLLSDLNEYIKAFGDHAYVICDEFILERAKKEAGSSIEGAGNKATFEKFNYECTQEEINRNRELARKAGANIIVGIGGGKTLDTAKATAYYEKLPVVIFPTIASTDAPCTALAVIYNKDGSFDQYLFLPSNPDVVLADTAILASAPSRFFAAGIGDALATYFEARACYASNGDNLVVMKPSTTGLGISRLCYEALLKNAVKAKRAVDQKLYTRAVEETIEATIYLSGVGAESGGLAAAHAIHNGMTAVPSLHKAQHGEKVTFGLLAQLVLENASNEELETVIKLIKDVDLPLTLADLGCTEFIESEWRQVAEAACAEGDTMGNMPFPVTSEDVYNAIVVANSLAESYK; this comes from the coding sequence ATGTCACATTTCGTTAGATCCGTTACTTCACCAAAGAAATTTATCTCCGGCCATAACTTACTTTCAGATCTGAATGAGTATATTAAGGCGTTTGGCGATCATGCCTATGTGATCTGTGATGAGTTCATTTTGGAACGTGCTAAGAAAGAGGCGGGAAGTTCCATCGAAGGTGCGGGCAATAAGGCTACTTTTGAAAAATTCAATTATGAATGTACTCAGGAAGAGATTAATCGTAATCGGGAACTTGCCCGTAAAGCTGGGGCGAATATCATCGTCGGTATCGGCGGAGGTAAAACACTGGACACCGCCAAAGCTACTGCTTATTATGAGAAGCTGCCTGTAGTTATTTTTCCGACGATCGCTTCTACTGATGCACCATGTACAGCGCTGGCTGTCATTTATAATAAAGATGGTTCATTTGATCAATACTTATTCCTCCCAAGTAATCCGGATGTAGTCTTGGCTGATACAGCGATTTTAGCTTCAGCGCCTTCCCGCTTTTTCGCAGCTGGAATTGGCGATGCACTGGCTACTTATTTTGAAGCCCGTGCTTGTTATGCCTCTAATGGCGACAATCTCGTAGTCATGAAACCTTCTACAACGGGTCTAGGTATATCAAGACTTTGTTATGAAGCTCTACTTAAGAATGCGGTAAAAGCAAAACGTGCGGTTGATCAGAAGCTCTATACACGCGCGGTGGAGGAAACTATTGAAGCGACAATTTATCTAAGTGGTGTGGGTGCTGAATCTGGTGGTCTGGCTGCCGCGCATGCTATCCATAATGGGATGACAGCCGTTCCTTCACTACACAAAGCTCAGCATGGTGAAAAGGTTACGTTTGGTCTTTTAGCCCAGCTAGTACTGGAAAATGCCTCAAATGAGGAGCTGGAAACTGTCATTAAGCTTATCAAGGATGTAGATCTTCCGCTAACCCTCGCCGATCTGGGGTGTACGGAATTTATCGAATCCGAATGGCGCCAAGTTGCTGAAGCTGCTTGTGCAGAAGGAGACACAATGGGCAATATGCCGTTCCCGGTTACTTCGGAAGATGTGTACAATGCGATAGTGGTAGCGAACTCGCTGGCAGAGTCTTATAAATAA